Proteins from a genomic interval of Verrucomicrobium sp.:
- a CDS encoding tetrahydrofolate dehydrogenase/cyclohydrolase catalytic domain-containing protein, with protein MPADLIDGKKIAEAIHEETRARASALAARGIQPGITFIRVGEDPASQAYVRMKHKKADELGIASQTVVLPETTTEAELLALLARLNGDPKVHGILVQAPLPKHISETAVFAAVDPRKDVDGFHPVNVGKLLLGDTAGFRSCTPAGIHELLIRSGVPTAGAEVVVLGRGNIVGKPMAAILLQKAPHADATVTVVHSRSKNVAETCRRADILIAAMGQAEFVKASMVKPGAVVIDVGVNRVEDAADKRGYRLVGDVAFEEVRQVAGKITPNPGGVGPMTIAMLLSNTVRAAENLAA; from the coding sequence ATGCCCGCAGACCTGATCGACGGAAAGAAAATCGCCGAGGCGATCCACGAGGAAACCCGCGCCCGCGCCTCCGCCCTGGCCGCCCGGGGCATCCAGCCGGGCATCACCTTCATCCGCGTGGGGGAAGACCCCGCCTCCCAGGCCTACGTCCGGATGAAGCACAAGAAGGCCGACGAGCTGGGCATCGCCTCCCAGACCGTCGTCCTGCCGGAAACCACCACGGAGGCCGAGCTCCTCGCCCTCCTCGCCCGCCTCAACGGCGACCCGAAGGTCCACGGCATCCTGGTCCAGGCCCCCCTGCCGAAGCATATTTCCGAGACGGCCGTCTTCGCCGCCGTCGACCCGCGCAAGGACGTCGACGGCTTCCACCCGGTCAACGTGGGCAAGCTCCTGCTGGGCGACACGGCGGGCTTCCGCTCCTGCACCCCGGCGGGCATCCACGAGCTGCTCATCCGCAGCGGCGTGCCGACGGCGGGCGCGGAAGTCGTCGTCCTGGGCCGCGGCAACATCGTGGGCAAGCCGATGGCCGCCATCCTCCTCCAGAAAGCCCCCCACGCCGACGCCACGGTGACGGTCGTCCACTCCCGCAGCAAGAACGTGGCGGAAACCTGCCGCCGCGCCGACATCCTCATCGCCGCCATGGGCCAGGCCGAATTCGTGAAGGCCTCCATGGTGAAGCCCGGCGCCGTCGTCATCGACGTGGGCGTCAACCGCGTGGAGGACGCCGCCGACAAGCGGGGCTACCGACTGGTGGGCGACGTCGCCTTCGAGGAAGTCCGCCAGGTGGCGGGGAAAATCACGCCCAATCCCGGCGGCGTCGGCCCCATGACCATCGCCATGCTCCTTTCCAACACCGTCCGCGCGGCGGAGAACCTGGCGGCCTAG
- a CDS encoding NAD-dependent epimerase/dehydratase family protein: MSKTLILGCGYVGLALARLLKERGEAVTGWVHRPESARALEEAGIAAWTGDLADPEAWRGLPADFAAVVHCAATRGGGPEAYRRVYLEGMRRALAHLPHARPVMVSSTSVYGQNDGAWVAEDSPAAPAAATSQILLEAEAEALRRPGAVILRAAGIYGPGRGALLEKFRAGTAAIEGDGTRWINQIHRDDLAAALALPLPGGVYNAADDAPVTYLDYYGWLAHRLGKPMPPHVPPNPGRKRGLTNKRVSNARLRAAGWAPRHPTFREGLDALLKDA; this comes from the coding sequence GTGTCCAAAACCCTCATCCTCGGCTGCGGCTACGTCGGCCTGGCCTTGGCCCGGCTCCTGAAAGAGCGGGGAGAGGCCGTGACCGGCTGGGTCCACCGGCCGGAAAGCGCCCGCGCCCTGGAGGAGGCGGGCATCGCCGCCTGGACCGGCGACCTGGCCGATCCCGAAGCCTGGCGCGGCCTGCCCGCCGACTTCGCCGCCGTCGTCCACTGCGCCGCCACGCGCGGCGGCGGTCCGGAGGCCTACCGCCGCGTCTACCTGGAAGGGATGCGCCGGGCGCTGGCCCACCTGCCCCACGCGCGGCCCGTCATGGTTTCCTCCACCTCCGTCTACGGCCAGAACGACGGCGCGTGGGTGGCGGAGGATTCCCCCGCCGCTCCCGCCGCCGCGACTTCCCAAATCCTCCTGGAAGCGGAAGCCGAGGCGCTGCGGCGACCCGGCGCCGTCATCCTCCGCGCGGCGGGCATCTACGGCCCGGGCCGGGGCGCCCTCCTCGAAAAATTCCGCGCGGGAACCGCCGCGATCGAGGGCGACGGCACCCGCTGGATCAACCAGATCCACCGGGACGACCTGGCGGCCGCCCTCGCCCTTCCCCTGCCCGGCGGCGTCTACAACGCCGCCGACGACGCGCCCGTCACCTACCTGGACTACTACGGCTGGCTGGCCCACCGGCTGGGAAAACCGATGCCCCCCCACGTCCCGCCCAATCCGGGCCGCAAGCGCGGCCTGACGAACAAGCGGGTCTCCAACGCCAGGCTCCGCGCCGCGGGCTGGGCGCCCCGCCACCCGACGTTCCGCGAAGGGCTGGACGCGCTCCTAAAGGACGCTTAA
- the lnt gene encoding apolipoprotein N-acyltransferase: MLWTSLGVFLSGLALVASFPPWNQGWLVWIALIPALLAAGRLPKPGCFTWRELAPGYIVGLLYFGGAFWWIGEVTVAGTVALVLYIALYPALWLALARRLWRREPPYTSAGNLLLAAELASWWIVCEWLRGWLFAGFGWNDLGVALWRSLPLAQGARLGGVLLLSWLVVFVNVVGALTLVRFYHEVGKRQKLSPHADFGVAMLAVALLFSYGARQIWPPASEAKQVKTLRFALIQPNVPQDEVHPFPPLESLERHLVLTETAAALRPQLVVWPETPVGVAALVEPVYAQTLANLGRRSDFSLLLGSLDRVDGKFFNAAFFYPPHAAAPAQRYYKHWLVPFGEYAPLADYLPVMRRLVPFDIDFSAGPGPGLFTLPDGTTAAPLICYEDTLPAYVRRVGRLGPDLLINITNDGWFRGSPGAAQHLANAVFRSIETGRPLLRAGNTGISALVEPTGRVASRLEADGREVEISGILSGEVSWTPRPAPTPYLRWGNWILALPLAFAARRVLRRR; the protein is encoded by the coding sequence ATGCTTTGGACCTCCCTCGGCGTTTTCCTGAGCGGCCTCGCCCTCGTTGCCTCCTTTCCGCCCTGGAATCAGGGTTGGCTCGTTTGGATTGCCCTCATTCCGGCGCTCCTGGCCGCCGGGCGGCTGCCCAAGCCGGGGTGCTTCACCTGGCGGGAGCTGGCGCCCGGCTACATTGTGGGGCTTCTCTATTTCGGCGGGGCGTTCTGGTGGATCGGGGAAGTGACCGTCGCCGGGACGGTGGCGCTGGTGCTGTACATCGCCCTCTATCCGGCGCTCTGGCTGGCGCTGGCGCGGCGGCTGTGGCGGCGGGAGCCGCCCTATACCTCGGCGGGCAATCTTTTGCTGGCGGCGGAGCTGGCTTCCTGGTGGATCGTCTGCGAATGGCTGCGCGGATGGCTCTTCGCGGGCTTTGGCTGGAACGACCTGGGCGTGGCCCTCTGGCGCAGCCTGCCTTTGGCGCAGGGGGCGCGGCTGGGCGGGGTGCTGCTCCTTTCCTGGCTGGTCGTCTTCGTCAACGTCGTCGGCGCGCTGACGCTGGTCCGCTTCTATCATGAAGTGGGGAAGCGGCAGAAGCTCTCCCCCCACGCCGACTTCGGCGTGGCGATGCTGGCGGTGGCCCTTCTTTTTTCCTACGGCGCGCGGCAGATCTGGCCGCCCGCCTCGGAGGCGAAGCAGGTCAAGACGCTCCGCTTCGCCCTCATCCAGCCGAACGTGCCCCAGGATGAGGTTCATCCCTTCCCGCCGCTGGAATCGCTGGAGCGGCACCTGGTGCTGACGGAGACGGCGGCGGCGCTGCGGCCGCAGCTGGTGGTCTGGCCGGAGACGCCGGTCGGCGTGGCCGCGCTGGTGGAGCCGGTCTACGCGCAGACGCTGGCCAATTTGGGGCGGCGGAGCGATTTCTCCCTCCTCCTGGGCTCGCTCGACCGGGTGGACGGGAAGTTTTTTAACGCCGCCTTCTTCTACCCGCCGCATGCCGCGGCCCCGGCGCAGCGCTATTACAAGCACTGGCTGGTCCCCTTCGGCGAATACGCGCCCTTGGCCGATTACCTGCCGGTGATGCGGAGGCTGGTCCCCTTCGACATCGATTTTTCCGCCGGGCCGGGGCCGGGCCTCTTCACGTTGCCGGACGGCACGACGGCGGCCCCGCTTATTTGCTATGAGGACACGCTCCCCGCTTACGTGCGGCGGGTGGGGCGGCTGGGGCCGGACCTTCTCATCAATATCACCAATGACGGGTGGTTCCGGGGCTCGCCCGGCGCGGCGCAGCATCTGGCCAACGCGGTTTTCCGCTCAATCGAGACGGGCCGCCCGCTCCTCCGCGCGGGGAATACGGGGATCAGCGCCCTGGTGGAGCCGACGGGGCGCGTCGCCTCGCGGCTGGAGGCGGACGGGCGGGAGGTGGAGATCTCCGGGATCCTGAGCGGGGAGGTAAGCTGGACGCCGCGTCCCGCGCCGACGCCCTACCTGCGCTGGGGCAACTGGATCCTGGCGCTGCCGCTAGCGTTCGCGGCCCGGCGCGTCCTGCGCCGGCGCTAA